Proteins found in one Plectropomus leopardus isolate mb chromosome 9, YSFRI_Pleo_2.0, whole genome shotgun sequence genomic segment:
- the cops6 gene encoding COP9 signalosome complex subunit 6, translated as MATSNGGGMEVDGAASPSVMASGVTGSVSVALHPLVILNISDHWIRIRSQEGRPMQVIGALIGKQEGRNIEVMNSFELLSHTIDDRVHIDKEYYYTKEEQFKQVFKEMEFLGWYTTGGPPDASDIHIHKQVCEIIESPLFLKLNPMTKHTDLPVSVYESVIDIINGEATMLFAELTYTLATEEAERIGVDHVARMTATGTGENSTVAEHLIAQHSAIKMLHSRVKIILEYVKAVESGEVPFNHEILREANALCHRLPVLSTIKFKTDFYDQCNDVGLMAYLGTITKTCNSMNQFINKFNVLYDRQGIGRRMRGLFF; from the exons ATGGCGACCAGCAATGGTGGGGGAATGGAGGTGGACGGAGCAG ccAGCCCCAGTGTTATGGCCTCAGGGGTTACCGGAAGCGTCTCCGTGGCCTTACACCCTCTGGTCATCCTCAACATATCCGACCACTGGATTCGCATCCGCTCGCAGGAGGGACGACCGATGCAGG TGATTGGCGCCCTGATCGGGAAGCAGGAGGGGAGAAACATCGAGGTGATGAACTCCTTTGAGTTGCTGTCTCACACCATAGACGACCGAGTGCACATTGACAAGGAGTACTACTACACCAAGGAGGAGCAAT TCAAACAGGTCTTCAAAGAGATGGAGTTCTTGGGCTGGTACACCACAGGAGGCCCTCCGGACGCATCGGACATCCACATTCACAAGCAG GTGTGTGAGATTATTGAGAGCCCTCTCTTCCTCAAGCTCAACCCCATGACCAAGCACACCGAT CTTCCTGTCAGTGTTTATGAATCTGTGATTGACATCATCAATGGCGAG gcTACCATGTTGTTTGCGGAGCTGACGTACACTCTGGCcacagaggaggcagagagaatCGGTGTTGACCACGTAGCTCGAATGACGGCCACCGGCACAGGAGAAAACTCGACAG TTGCTGAACACCTTATAGCCCAGCACAGTGCGATAAAGATGCTCCACAGCCGGGTGAAGATCATTCTAGAGTACGTCAAAGCCGTGGAATCAG GAGAGGTGCCATTCAACCATGAGATCCTTCGAGAAGCGAACGCCCTGTGCCACAGACTGCCGGTCCTCAGCACCATAAAATTCAAAACTGACTTCTATGAT CAATGTAACGATGTGGGCCTGATGGCGTATTTAGGCACCATCACCAAGACCTGCAACAGCATGAACCAGTTCATCAACAAGTTCAACGTCCTGTATGACAGACAGGGCATCGGCCGGAGGATGAGAGGACTTTTCTTTTGA
- the LOC121948164 gene encoding F-box/LRR-repeat protein 12-like, with protein sequence MDEFKGCNLDYIPENILIDVLSYLSVRELVRAGRVCKRWRRLVRDQRLWRLVDLSAWKGVTSRILWLLLRQYLGCGLRCLRLRGLLLSARGGSFLSESWLKALSTKCPRLSKLYLLHTDLRCLPSCQLLPPSLQVLELCGCELPLDFFNQTVISPARPQEATSSAQQQGKDRKGKVQGSPSGIGIERLVLNNVPSFTDQHLQSLTSWERLSRLELRDTFRVSANGLRSCAAKDGGCGVEGLSRLKFLEIGITGRQGYQLQMASLGLGAGWIGLEELSLGGKEVGPGLLCASRLKDLKSLCLWACTLNETQVVRSCRMFRGLRRLEFLDVIFLPRQCPPVVEGEAGGGEEQDDEEAAGEDNSNDENKTLDMNDPIPSLRRSLAVLLPSCTVVFTNCSVQINAD encoded by the exons ATGGATGAATTTAAAGGCTGTAATCTGGACTACATACCCgaaaacattttaatagacGTGTTGTCGTATTTGAGCGTGCGAGAGCTCGTGAGAGCCGGAAG AGTGTGTAAGAGGTGGAGACGCCTCGTGAGGGACCAGAGACTGTGGAGACTCGTGGATCTGTCTGCATGGAAAGGG GTGACGTCCCGAATCCTGTGGCTCCTGCTGCGTCAGTACCTGGGCTGTGGACTGAGGTGCCTTCGGTTGCGTGGTTTGCTGCTTTCTGCTCGAGGTGGCTCCTTCCTCTCTGAGTCTTGGCTCAAAGCTTTGTCCACGAAGTGCCCTCGCCTGAGTAAACTCTACCTCCTGCACACAGACCTCAGGTGTCTGCCCAGCTGCCAGCTCCTGCCTCCGTCTCTGCAGGTGCTGGAGCTGTGCGGCTGTGAGCTGCCTCTCGACTTTTTCAACCAGACTGTGATTTCACCTGCTCGCCCCCAAGAAGCCACATCCAGCGCTCAGCAGCAAGGAAAGGATCGGAAAGGAAAAGTGCAGGGCTCTCCGTCAGGGATCGGTATCGAGAGGTTAGTCCTAAACAATGTGCCCTCTTTCACAGACCAGCATCTGCAGAGTTTGACATCGTGGGAGAGGCTCAGCCGGTTGGAGCTGCGCGACACCTTTCGAGTGTCGGCTAACGGGCTCAGGAGCTGCGCTGCCAAGGACGGCGGCTGTGGGGTGGAGGGGCTTTCGAGACTCAAGTTCCTGGAAATAGGCATCACTGGGCGACAAGGCTACCAGTTACAGATGGCGTCCCTGGGTTTGGGGGCGGGATGGATCGGGCTGGAGGAGCTGAGTCTGGGGGGTAAGGAGGTGGGGCCCGGTTTGCTGTGTGCCAGCCGACTGAAGGACCTGAAGAGTCTGTGCCTGTGGGCCTGCACGCTCAACGAGACGCAGGTGGTGCGGAGCTGCAGGATGTTCCGCGGGCTCCGCAGGCTGGAGTTTCTGGACGTGATCTTCCTGCCTCGGCAGTGTCCACCAGTCGTGGAGGGCGAGGCCGGCGGTGGTGAGGAGCAGGACGACGAGGAAGCTGCAGGAGAAGATAACAGTAACGATGAGAACAAAACACTAGACATGAACGATCCCATTCCCAGTCTGCGTCGCTCGCTCGCCGTCCTGCTGCCGTCCTGCACCGTAGTTTTTACTAACTGCTCCGTTCAGATCAATGCAGACTAA